Proteins encoded in a region of the Manis javanica isolate MJ-LG chromosome 15, MJ_LKY, whole genome shotgun sequence genome:
- the LOC140846558 gene encoding uncharacterized protein, translating to MSNARMTHYQTLLLNRDRVEFAPPAILNPATLLPDLEKEVLHTCQEILAEETGTRQDLQDQPLGGTRLLTWYTDGSSYIMDGKRMAGAAVVDDDRVVWASGLPTGTSAQRAELIALTQALKMAEVNVSKNQAISGKRLRGDRPGTYWEVDFTEIKPAKYRYKYLLVFLDTFSGWTEAFPTKTETAQTVSKKILEEIFPRFGIPKVIGSDNGPAFVAQVTSLGGCAERGVGLHQGSLSARRPLGASPVPGGRPSLREKAPDRKPRATVEGTFHRPPDYSHSCKSRRRLFLDTRFTSKEGTPGPRLASNSD from the exons atgtcgaatgccagaatgactcactaccaaaccttactcctgaatcgtgatcgagtagagtttgccccccctgccatcctaaacccggccactctgctccccgatttggagaaagaagtgcttcacacctgccaggaaatcctggctgaagagacaggaacccgccaggacttgcaagatcagcccttagggggaacgagactcctgacttggtatacagacgggagcagttacatcatggatggtaagagaatggccggagctgcagtagtagatgatgaccgagttgtatgggccagtggactcccaacgggcacctctgcacagcgagcagaactcatcgccctgactcaggccctaaagatggcagaag taaacgtgagcaaaaatcaagcaatatccgggaaaagacttcgaggagatcgcccaggaacttattgggaagttgacttcactgaaattaagcctgctaagtatagatataagtaccttctagtttttctagacacattttcaggatggacagaggcgttccccaccaaaactgaaacagctcagacggtgtctaaaaaaatccttgaagaaatatttcccaggtttgggattccaaaggtaatcggctccgacaacggccctgcttttgttgcccaggttacgagccttggaggctgtgcagaaagaggtgtgggcctccatcaaggaagcctatcagccagaagacctctcggtgcctcaccagttccaggtgggagacccagtctacgtgagaaggcaccggacaggaaacctcgagccacggtggaagggacctttcatcgtcctcctgactactcccacagctgtaaaagtagacggcgtctcttcctggatacacgcttcacatctaaagaaggcacccccggacccagactggcgagtaactcggactga